Within Alteromonas gilva, the genomic segment GGGAGACGACAGCGATGGTCACTAAGCACCGTCCGGCGGTGTGGTGCATAGGAGGCTCAGACAGTGGTGGCGGTGCAGGTGTACAGGCTGACTTGCTCACTCTGTACGACCTCGGTGTTCATGGCTGCACTATAGTGACTGCGGTGACCGCCCAAAACTCGCTGCGGGTGAATACGGTTGATACGGTAAGCAGTGAGACCATTGTTGATCAGGGCCAAACACTACTGGCTGATATTGCTCCGCAGGCCATTAAAATAGGCCTGCTGTGCGATGACGAACAGGTTGATGCCGTGGTAGCGGTGATTCAGCAGGTCAGGCGTCAACATGCCAGCGTAAAGGTGATATGGGATCCGGTACAGGTAGCCAGTACCGGCGATGCCCTGGGCTGGATTTCGCCCCGGGGCATCGTGTCGCTATTAAGCGTTGTTGACGTGTGTACCCCCAATCATGGCGAACTGGCCGCGCTGGCCGATGCGGTGAGCGTGGTGTTAACGCTCAACAGTTCGCAGCACGCTGAACAACGGGTGTTAGCGGCGATGCACGGCCACGCCCCGGCTTTGCTGGTTACCGGTGGCAACCAGCAAGCTCATTGCGCGAGCGACAAGCTGGTGAGAGCGGATGACTGCTGGGTATTTTCCAGTAGCTACCTTGATGTAGCGCACACCCACGGTACCGGTTGTACGCTAGCCAGTGCCATTGGTGCATCCATGGCACTGGGCTATCAAATACAGGATGCGGTGTGTATTGCAAAAGCCTATGTCAATGCCGGGCTTGAGGAGGGCTACGCGGCAGGCCGCGGCTCCGGGCCTCTGGCGCGCACGGGCTGGCCTGCTCATGAGGAGTATTTCCCGATGGCATCCTTTGGTGATGAAGACAATTGCTCGCACTATACCGGCCCGGCTTTTGCGCCGCTTGCGTGCGAGCAACTGGGAATATATCCGGTGGTCGATAGCCTCAGTTGGTTAGAACGGTTATTACCCCTGGGATTTGCCATCATCCAACTGCGTATTAAAACACCGGGCGCGGATTTAGCCACACAAATTCAACGCGCTGTCGCGCTGGCCAGTAGTTATAAAACCCGCCTTTTTATTAACGACTACTGGCAACTTGCCATTGAGTATGGGGCCTATGGCGTGCATTTGGGACAGGAAGATCTTGCCACGGCTGACCTAACCGCTATCGCACAAGCCGGACTGCGACTGGGAGTGTCTACCCATGGCTATGCAGAAATTCAGCGTGTACGACGGCTGAATCCTTCCTATATCGCGCTGGGGCATATTTTTGCAACGCAAACCAAAGTGATGCCGTCTAATCCCCAGGGGCTGTCGAATCTGGCTAAATACGTGGCATTGCTCGGTGGTATTCCCACGGTAGCGATTGGCGGTATCAACCAGGCGCGTATTCAGCCGGTTGCGAACACCGGTGTGAGTGGCATTGCGGTGGTGACAGCCATCAGCGCCGCAGGCGAACCGCTTGGCGCAGCGCGGGCGTTGCAGGAGGCACACCCTTATGTTGACTAACAATGAATACACACGCTACAGCCGGCAATTGCTGGTTGAAGGGATGGACGACAGCAAGCAAGCCGATCTCGGGTTGCGCCATGTGGTTATTATTGGTCTTGGGGGGTTAGGGTGTGCCAGCGCTGCGTATCTGGCCGGCGCCGGCGTGGGTACCTTGCGTTTGGTCGATGATGATGAGGTAGCGCTGAGTAACCTACCGCGTCAGCAGCTCTATACCGAGCAGGATGTGGGCCTTTTTAAAGTGGAGGCAGCGGCTGCGATGCTCAGGCAACGCAACTCTGCGATTAACCTTGAGCCTCACGTCAGCCGTTTTACTGACACTAACGGCAAAGCGCTTATTCGCGACGCCGATATCGTGCTCGATTGCAGCGATAACATGCAAACCCGCCAGCACATTAATGCGGCCTGCTACGCCACAGGTACCCCACTGATAGTCGCAGCGGCCAGCGGCGTAGCGGGGCAGCTGCTCATGCTGCACCCTAAACACGGGCACGGCTGTTACCAATGTTTGTACACACCAGAGCAAGGCCCGGTTAACAACTGCCTTGAGCAGGGAATTCTTGGCCCGGTAGTGGGTGTGTTAGGGGTTATGCAAGCCCTTAACGCATTGTTATTTTTACTTAAGATGGGCAACACCCAATGGGGAATGCTGATGTTATACAACGCCTTAACCGCCGACTGGCGTACCTTTAGCGTGCCAGCGTTGGCTGGCTGTTCTGTCTGTGGAGAAGCCTGATGCAAGTAATTGTCAATGACGAGCCCGTAACAGTATCGCCGCACACACACCTGGCCGACCTCATTACGCAACTTGAGCTGCCGAGCCAGGGGATTGCTGCGGCGGTTAACCAACAGGTGGTTAATCGCCAGCGCTGGGATGACTACGCACTGCAGGCGAACGACTCTATCACCCTATTCAGTGTCGTAGCAGGAGGATAATAGTAAATGCTTACTATAGCGGATAAGACTTTTTCATCGCGGCTATTTACCGGTACGGGTAAATTCGCCAGTGCCAGTGTCATGCAAAACGCGATAGCCGCCAGCGGCAGTCAGCTAGCGACGCTGGCCATGAAGCGTATTGATGTACACAGACGCCAGGATCAGTTGCTGGAGCCTTTACAAGCACTTGGTGTGCAGCTGCTGCCTAACACCTCAGGGGCACGTAATGCTGAAGAGGCGGTATTTGCCGCCGAACTCGCCCGGGAAGCGCTGCAAACAAACTGGCTGAAGCTGGAAATTCACCCTGATCAGCGCTACTTATTGCCCGATCCGGTAGAAACTTTACATGCTGCGGAGGTCCTGGTTAAAAAAGGCTTCGTAGTACTACCTTACTGCCCGGCAGATCCGGTGTTATGTAAGCGGTTAGAAGAGGTGGGGTGTGCAGCGGTGATGCCCTTAGGCGCACCGATTGGCTCTAACCAGGGGCTGCAAACGGCGGCGTTTTTACGCATTATTGTTGAGCAGTCATCGGTGCCTGTGGTGGTGGATGCCGGTATTGGTGCGCCAAGTCATGCCGCTGCAGCAATGGAGTTAGGGGTGGATGCGGTACTGGTGAATACCGCCATGGCAGCGGCTAAGGATC encodes:
- the thiS gene encoding sulfur carrier protein ThiS, which translates into the protein MQVIVNDEPVTVSPHTHLADLITQLELPSQGIAAAVNQQVVNRQRWDDYALQANDSITLFSVVAGG
- a CDS encoding HesA/MoeB/ThiF family protein codes for the protein MLTNNEYTRYSRQLLVEGMDDSKQADLGLRHVVIIGLGGLGCASAAYLAGAGVGTLRLVDDDEVALSNLPRQQLYTEQDVGLFKVEAAAAMLRQRNSAINLEPHVSRFTDTNGKALIRDADIVLDCSDNMQTRQHINAACYATGTPLIVAAASGVAGQLLMLHPKHGHGCYQCLYTPEQGPVNNCLEQGILGPVVGVLGVMQALNALLFLLKMGNTQWGMLMLYNALTADWRTFSVPALAGCSVCGEA
- a CDS encoding thiazole synthase, with product MLTIADKTFSSRLFTGTGKFASASVMQNAIAASGSQLATLAMKRIDVHRRQDQLLEPLQALGVQLLPNTSGARNAEEAVFAAELAREALQTNWLKLEIHPDQRYLLPDPVETLHAAEVLVKKGFVVLPYCPADPVLCKRLEEVGCAAVMPLGAPIGSNQGLQTAAFLRIIVEQSSVPVVVDAGIGAPSHAAAAMELGVDAVLVNTAMAAAKDPVAMATAFANAVAAGRQAYTAGLAATQQYAVASSPIESLLEGL
- the thiE gene encoding thiamine phosphate synthase; translation: MVTKHRPAVWCIGGSDSGGGAGVQADLLTLYDLGVHGCTIVTAVTAQNSLRVNTVDTVSSETIVDQGQTLLADIAPQAIKIGLLCDDEQVDAVVAVIQQVRRQHASVKVIWDPVQVASTGDALGWISPRGIVSLLSVVDVCTPNHGELAALADAVSVVLTLNSSQHAEQRVLAAMHGHAPALLVTGGNQQAHCASDKLVRADDCWVFSSSYLDVAHTHGTGCTLASAIGASMALGYQIQDAVCIAKAYVNAGLEEGYAAGRGSGPLARTGWPAHEEYFPMASFGDEDNCSHYTGPAFAPLACEQLGIYPVVDSLSWLERLLPLGFAIIQLRIKTPGADLATQIQRAVALASSYKTRLFINDYWQLAIEYGAYGVHLGQEDLATADLTAIAQAGLRLGVSTHGYAEIQRVRRLNPSYIALGHIFATQTKVMPSNPQGLSNLAKYVALLGGIPTVAIGGINQARIQPVANTGVSGIAVVTAISAAGEPLGAARALQEAHPYVD